GCTATAATTACATACTATATCCTATCGCTAATATCTCTTCGACGGTCTTTTCATCCTTACATGAGATCTCATCTTATCCATATGGTTGGCTTCTATTACTAATACTCTTTCTAGGCGGTTTAGCTAAAAGCGCTCAATTTCCGTTTACACAATGGCTTTTGACTGCTATGACTGGCCCTACTCCAGTTAGTGCATTAATACATGCAGCAACTATGGTCAATTTGGGTGCTATTCTTACATTTCTAACATATCCATTTATACAGATCAATTCCAATACATATTTATTCTTTGAAATAATGGTAGGTTTAACGTTATTTACTGCAATATACACTAGTATAAATGCATTAGCTTCGAATGAGCAAAAAGTAATTTTGGCCTATTCGACTGCTGATCAAATATCTCTTATGATGTTCTCATCCTCTTTAGGTGCTTTATTAGGTAATGTCACCTTAGGAATCATAATAGGGCTTATTCAGATGTTTGCTCATGGACTCTATAAAGCATCATTATTCATGAATGCAGGATCAGTAATACATTATACCGAAAGTAGGTACATAGCTTCAAAGCCATTGTTGTATAAGGAAATTCCTTATGTATTTGTGTTACAATTAATTGCCGCATTAAACTTAGCTAACTTACCACCACTTATCGGATTCTGGGCTCATAATTCTATAGGTAATTTAGTGAGCAACTTTTCCTCCTCTATTTTCTATACATATGTAATTCTAGAGTTTCTTGGATCAATATACATACTGAGGTATATATCAAGAACGTTCTTATGGAAAGGTGAATCAAATGAAACCCATGAAAAAGGACATCTAAGTGCCTTGATGATAATAACTCCGGGGATATTAGTTTTAGCCTCGATTATAATTGGCGCACTTTACTTTAACTTGGCCTCATTTTTCAATATAATAGCATATTCAGAAATAGATTATCTTAGTTTAGGTTTGTCAATATTAGGATGGATTATAGCGTTTGCTATCTATACTAGGTACTTGAATTTAAGATCAATAAAACCATTAATAGACTTCGCCTATTATGGATGGTATGTCAATCCTAGTTTCGATAAATTTGGATATTTATTCAAAGGTTTCTCTAATAGCTTATTTGCAGGATTTGAGAGAGGAGTTATTGATCTTGGATTAAATGAGAAATTGCCTAAATCTATAATAAATCTAGGTTCACGAATTTATAATGTGGTTGAAGATCACATTCTTGGAGACTACATAATGTTATACGCTTGGGGCGTATTTTTGTTCTTAATCATAGTTTTAATTGTATTTGGGGTGATAAGGTAATGAGTATAGATTATTATTTACCAATCTTAATACCATCAATCTTAATTTTATTTTCATCAATCTTAATTTTATTTATGGATAATGGTATTAGTACTAATAGATTTAAAAATTCAGTATTGCTTTCATCTATTTCAGTTGGTATTAGTCTAATAATTTTAATATACTTCTGGGCAGCAGGTTTCGTAAAATATACGTTGTTTTCCAACTCTTTACTTATAGACGTGCCGGGTTATTTCTTTTCAATTACAGCATTTAGTATCGGTATCCTTGCTATCCTATTAAGTAAAGATCATTTAGAGAGTTGGAGAAATCGTTCATCAATGTTATCATTAATGCTCCTAACTCTCCTAGGTTTGCTATACATGTCGTTTGCTGATAGCATAGTAATAATTCTTACAACATGGGCTATTTCATCTGCTGCTAGCTATGCAATAACAATGCTTAGAAAAGATTATATGTCAGTAGATGCGGGTGTCAAGTATCTTATTATGGGGCTTGTATCGAGTTCAATCATGATAATAGGTTTCGCATCGTATTTAATTTCTACAGATTCATTAGTATTTACTACATCTGTAATATATCCTAATCTCTTCTTCTTTGCTATTTCCTTTATTTCTATAGCCTTTTTATTTAAGATGGGCGCATTCCCATTTCAAGCGTGGTTACCAGACGTTTACACATATGCTGATAGAATATCAGTGGCTTTCATTTCAAGTGTTGGGAAATTAGTAGGGATTATTCCTCTATTTAGAGTTGTATATTTATCAGATCCAAACGTTGTAGAACTAACAATATTCATAATAGTTTCAATTGCAAGTATGATTGTCGGAAATATAACTGCTTTCTCTAGGAGGGACATTGCAGCAATACTCTCCTTTAGCTCAATAACACAGATTGGATATATTTTGATAGGTTTTGCTATGTTTACAATATCACCGGCTATAGCAATAGTAGGTATACTTGTACAATCTCTTGCATATGGAATAGCACAAGTAGGTCTTTTCGGTATTGTAAGTCATGTAGAAAAAATAACGGGAACCTCCGATATTTCAGCTTTAAGAGGTATATCATCCCAAGATAAACTTCTAGCGTTTGCAATAGTTATTTTAATACTAAGTCTACTTGGAATTCCACCGATATTTGGATTTTGGGGTAAATTATTCCTCTTTGAGAGCTCATTTACCTATCCTTGGCTAACCATAATAGCGGTTCTTAATAGTGCGATATCTGCTGGATATTATGTACCAATAGTAAGAGAAGTATTCAGAGAAGGAGAGTTTGCGCTTTCTAAAAGTTCTGAGAGGGATATAGCTATAGTCTCGGCAATTTTAAGTATATTATTAGGTATAGTTATCCCACTTATATTCCAGATTTTGGTGAGCCAGGTTGGTTAGAGTTGCATTGATAGGAATAGGTAATGTAGCTGCTGCGTTTGTTCAAGCCATTGAATTTGCCAAAACTGGTAAGGAAATATACGGAATACTTAACTTGCCAATAAAACCTAATAATATAGAAATCGTAGCAGCGTTTGACATAGATAAAAGGAAAGTTGGCAAAAGGTTAAGAGAAGCAATATTTACTAAGCCTAATGTGGTCGATAAGTATATTGATATAAAAAGTAATGATATTATCGTAATGAGAGGTCCTACTCTTGATGGAAAAGTAGGTATTTTATCAAGTATAATCGAGGAATCTGAAGAAAAACCAGTTGATGTTGTTAGTATTTTAAAGAGAGAGCATGTAGATGTTGTTATAAACTTATTACCAACTGGAGCTATTAAAGCGAGTGCTTTCTACGCAATGGCGTCGTTAGAAGCTGGTGTATCGTTTATAAACTCTACACCTTCTCCAGTGGCTAAAGAATTTGGAGATAAGTTCAGAGATAGAAATCTTCCAGTCTTTGGTGATGATTTGTTAAGTCAGATAGGGGGTACTATTACGCATGCAGGGATTATAGAATTTTTAAAAAGTAGGGGAGTTAAAGTTCTGAGATCTTATCAAATAGATATTGCAGGTTCGACTGAGGCTTTAGTAACGCTTGAGGATTGGCGGAAAGACCTAAAAAAAGGGATTAAGTCGACTTTCATCTCTTCATATACGAATGGAGCCGAAATAGTAGCGGGAACCTCTGATTATGTGGAGTTCTTAAAAGATAGAAGAGTTAGTTACATGGTAATTGAAGGTATGTATGGCATAGGGGTTCCTATAAGGATTGATATTTCATTAAAGACGTACGACTCGATTAATGCTGTAAGTCCTCTAATAGATTTAGTAAGACTTTCAAAACTTTTAATGGAAAAGGGAATAGGAGGAGCTATAAAAGAAGTATGCTATTACTATTTTAAAGATCCTCCAGAAAGAGCTAAAAGCATCATGGAAGCAAAGAAAGGTTTCGAGTTGCTTTTAAGTAATCTTTTATAAATCTTTTAGGAACATATATCTAAAAATGATGTTTGAACCCCGGACTGATTTGTGATGTACGCGTGTGAGGGCTGATTATATTTCTATGAATTCTGAATTTTCAAGAATCTTGTCATAGTCTAAGTTAACTTTTTCTTCTTGTTGTAATATTTCATTTAGCTCCACAGAAGTTCTAGCTTTTGTTGAGATTGCACAATATTCAGGAAGTTTTATTGAATATTCGTAAGTACCTATTTTCCTAGCTACTTCTACGATCTCCTCCTTATCAAATCCTATTAAAGGTCTAAATATCGGGAACTTTATTCCATACTCAGTTACGTACAAGTTAACCATAGTTTGTGAGGAAACTTGTGATAATGATTCACCAGTAGTTATTGACTTAGCTGAAACTCTTTCTGATAATCTTTCAGCTACTCTATACATTATTCGTTTAAGCATGACTACTCTATTTCCTCTGTCGATTTGTGATAGTTTGATTAATACATCTGTGCCTTTTACAATGAACACTTTGATTTTATGTCCACCACTCCACTTTTTAATGACGTTAAGTTCATTAACCACTAACTCCTTATGCACATTGCCTCCTAAGTTAAAGTTCAAAATTATCGGTATCGCACCTCTTTTCATCATCATCCACGTTGCTACCGGCGAATCAATACCACCTGAAAATAATACTACTGTTTTCCCTGCAATTCCTACTGGTAATCCTTTAGGTCCTTTAAAGTTTTCATGATAGAAGTAAGCTAAGTTATTTCTTATTTCTATGAATATCTCTATTTCTGGATTCTCTAAATCTACTCCTTTTGAAAAAGGAAATAATGCCTCACCTACTTTTCTCTGTACCTCTAAACTAGTAAAGTTGTGATAACCTACCCTTTTAGCTCTTACAGCGAAAATTTTCCCCCTTACTATATCACTGAAAATTTGTTTAGCTCTATCTATAATATCTTGTAAATTACTAAATTCTGTTACTATTACTGGTGAAAATGAGGCTATGCCAAAGATCTTGCTAAGTTTCTGCGCGAGATCATTAATATTATCGTTATTGATTTCCAAGAAAATTAATCCTTGAGATCTCCACAGTTTTCCCTCTCCTATTATATTTCTTATATTAGTAATTAATGTATACTCAAAATTTCTCCTAGATCTTGGAGACTTTAGAGCGATTTCACCTGAGGGTCTTATCATGATTAGCATTACTTCTCACCCTCATATAGTGCAGATATAATTGAACTGCGTGCCTGCAAAACTTCTCTCCACATTCGCATTCAGATTCTATAATTTTAAATCCGTCAATCCTTATTTTTACGTGATAACTTCCAGTTGCACATCTAGCATCTACGAATCCTTCTATAGAATTGCTATTAATGGAAATTATTCTTATCACAATGTAAAAGATAGAAGCTAAAAAAGAAAAATTTACCTTTTAACTTTCATGCCCAATAGGGAGTAGGTGTAGAGGACGTCGTTGTAGAGGTGGATCCACTCATAGATGTACTAGTTGAAGAAGATGAAATTTCGGGGGCAGTTAATATCCATGGTACAGGTTTGAAGAATGTTAAGTTTACAACTACACCGTTTCCGATTATTATAGGATCTTCAAACATATACCCTTTAGGTCCCCATGTCCACATTGTTACGTTCTGACTTGGTGTTAAGATTAAGGTTATGAATGGATTAGCTAGGCCAGTAACGGAGTTTATAGTTGAGTAACTAAAGGTTACGTTTCCATTTATTGCATATGCAAAGGCTAGTATTGGGACTTGACCATTAGGCGCAGCACCAGCATTAGCTGGGTTATAGAATACCACTGAGAAGTTGAAAACGGTTAAGTTTCCAGAAGGTGTAACTATTTTTGTATTAGGTTGTATCACTACTATCATGTTTCCTGCTACTGCTACTCCTCCTTGAGTTCCATTTATCTCGTAACTATATACATTCACTGGGGTTAGCCCATATGCAGGACCAACACTCACTTGAACTGGCTTAGGCGTAGATGCAATTGGAGTCTGTGCAGACTCGAAAATCCATATGACTGGCTTAAAGAATTGCACATTTACCATTATTCCATTTCCATATAACCAATGATCTAAGAATTTATAGCCTCCACCGATATATGCTGTGCCATTGTAAGTTCCGCCAAACCAAGTCCATGAAGTCCATGTATTTGGAGCCCATACTATTGTTATTGGAGCTTGAGCTTCAACTTTGCCATTGACTGTTGTAACAAGTGATATAGTTGGTGTTATTTGGTTATTTACTGCGAAGGCAAATGCGTACAATGGCGTAAGATTAGGTGTAGCTGGTGGTGAATAAATTGCCTCTAAACTAAATGTTACTAGTGAGAAGTTATAAACAGATAACATTGTTCCATTAGCTAATTCTGCATAAGTGTGTGGTTTCACTATAACCATTATATTACCTACTTGTAAAGTATATCCTTGGTTACTGCTAGCATTTACAGTCACTGTGGCTTCTCCATTAACCTTCATTATTGGTTCATTTAAGTTATAATATATAGTATCCGATAGAGCATTAACCTCAGTGGAATTCCATACTTCTTTAGTTATTTGCCAGCTGGCAGTTGTTGTGTTATATGTTAGATACGCAGTAATGTCTACGTGAATATCGTATATCATTGGGAAATTGGGTTGACCTTGGTTTACAAATCCAAAGAATACTGTATCATTAGCTATTACTTCCGCTGTGGCATTTGACGGAGATAGATAAACTTTCACTGTTGGTGGTATTGCAGTACCATTAGGTAATAGGTTTTGTGCATAGGTTAATGCGAAAACGAAGTACGAGTCCCAACTATTAAATACGCTTTCTATTTGAGACGTTCCATTATAGGTGCCTACTTTAAATACAGTAGGTAGTTGACCCATTAATATTAATTGTCCATTAGGGGCAAAGTTCTGAGCTATTACGGAGGCTGGGAATTCTGCACCTAGCGCATTTATTTGTGATAGAAATTCTTCAAGAACTTGGTTAGCCTGCATTGAGTGTTGTGATGGATAACCAGCAATTACGGTAGAAGGTGATACCTCATTACCTTTCCATAGTAGTTCAGTGATTTCTGGCACACCATGTATGTACTGTACAATTATCGTGTTGCTTGCATTGAAGACTTGTAGATAAACTGGGTCTGCAGTAGGTGCTACGAAATATTGTACTACATCAGTGATGTTAAAGGTATTTCCATTAATTTGGGTTACTGTAGGCAAAGCGGTAGTATAGAAGTACACAGTTTCGTATGTCCCAAAGAAGTTAGCAAGCCATGTATTATTAAATGTAGTTAAGTTATAAGTTCCTGCAAATGGTTCACCGATAATATTAGCGGTAAAATTGGAAGCTAAGAATGGAACCACGTCAGCAGGAGATTCTATTGCAATACCGTCATAGAATTGCATTACCACTGATAATGCTGCACCTGGTTTATATCCAGAAACGTTCAGTTTGCTTATTTGTTGTAGCATCTGTTCATATAATGTTTTATAATAAGTGTAGTTAGATTCTGCTTGTTGGTACAGTGTATAGTTACCCTTTGCTTCTGCTAGAAGTGCATTGTACATACCTTCTAGAACCTTATATTCGGAAGCTAACTGTGAGTATGTTTGATTCAATTTGGTATAATTACCTTGTAGTGCAGTATACTGCTCATTTAAAGATTGATAATTACTATTTACACTAATGTATTTAGAGTTTACTACGGAATACTCATAAAAACCTATTGCTGCTATTATAACTAAAATTATAGCTACAATAGCGAACCCTATCGTTTTCATATCCGCCATTTTAGATCGTGAAGTTAATTGAAGCATTTATAAAAAGTTTTTACCCAAATCTAGAATCTAGTTACATGAATCAAAAAACCGAAAGAGTAATTTCACCAAGTTTTTCTAATATTCATTTGCATTTTTGATTGATTTAGATAATATTATCAACCCTAAGGTTACTGATGTCAGTAGTGTCAATAGTGCAGAATTTGCTTGAATATTCCCTATACTAACTAAGGAGGGTATTAGGAATCCACTTAGTGACGCTAAATTCATACTAGGTCCTATCTTTCTAACTTCAATACCCATAAGTCTTACAATAATAGGCAGAAGAGAGTTAAACCCTAGTCCAAATACTGTGAAGGGAATAAATATCCATGTCTTTAGTGTGATAAATGCCAAGAAGCCAGTTATGCTTATTATTATTGAGCTTACTAATGAAATGACTCTAATATTCTTAATAGCTGGCAACGCTAAATAAGCTATGAATGAGATCGAATACGCAATTATCGTCTCTTTTATAGCTAATTCTTCTCCTAATAATGATGGGACTATTTGCAATATATATGCAGGTTCAAATCCTAATAGGAATATTAATAATGCCTCCCAAGAAAATGCAATCCTATTTTCTCTAGCATTTATTGGTAATCTTAAATTAGCATTAGAGTTTTTGCTGAATAAGAGAAATATGATTGAAAATGAACTCGCTATTAGAGTGTACTTTCCTATAGCGAATGTAATAAAAGCTGCTAATAGCCATCCTAATGCCCAACCTCCCATAGTCATCCCAATTATTATTTTACTTTTGCTTTGGGTTGCAATTTCTACAGCTGCTGACGTAGATAAGCCGAACAAAACCCCAGTTAGTATTCTTAAGAGCAATAACAGAATAGAGCTATTAGTAAAATATTCTATAATATCAATAACTCCCATGCTTCCCAATGAATAGTAGACCACTCTATTGATACTCATTCTGGTTACCAGAAGTGGATAAGTTAAAGGAGTTAGAGCTCTACCTATAAATGGCGCACCAATTAGCAAGAACTCTAGTAAAGTGGAGTATTTGAAGTATTGTAAGTAAAATACAAAGTTGACAAGATAGTAGGAGGATAGGGTGAAACTTAGAATTGGTAATATTGTAACGTTCTTCAGCGATATTTTTGTACCTAACATTTCAATCTAGATATATACTTTTCAATTTAAATTTAAAGTTATGTGCAAGTTATGTATAAATTGCTTAAACACTACTATGTTAATAATTATTTTATATTAACACGATATTATCATTATGAGATGCTTAAATTCTATCTAAAGCTAAAATCAATCTCCATTGATAATAATGTACGGACCCGGCGGGATTCGAACCCGCGACCACCGGCTCTCTTCCTTAAATAAGTTAGGAGGCCGGCGCTCCATCCTGGCTGAGCTACGGGTCCAATCAAGATATTAAATTATCATTTAACCATTAAAGTTTTTCCTCTTAGTTAATGACCCAAGGTCCCTTAAAGATTTTAAAATAATTTTCTAGAAACATGTTATTTAATACATTAGAAATTTTTTGCGATTTATATAAAATTAAAAAATCATTACTATATACAGCTTTACTAGATATGATGATTTCCTTATCGGCTTTTGTAACAGTTCTTGCGTTGATATTCTTTTTCTTTAGTATAGATATTATATTACCACTTTTGCTTAGTTGACTATCCAAGATGATCTCGCAATTTATTCTTAATTTTTCACAATATTCCGTAATCAAAAGTAATACGTCAGTTATCATATCACTATCTTTATATTTTCCTAGACCCAAATCTCTAAAGAAACCATCATCACATAAAAATATATCTTCACCATTTATCGCAGAAATCAATGTTAAAGCTAAATTATATCCATCTACTACTATTTCTTTCTCATTAACTATCTTATGTTTAATAATTCTGATTTCTTCATCAGAATGAACACAACGATATAATAAGAGTCTTTTCGCTTGGGACAAGTTATATCTTGCTGTTATAGCATCTAAGGCAATTTTTCTGGGATAACCTCTATTCAAAAAATACTTGTAATCTATGTAGGCTTCTTTTAAAGAATCTATTTCATCCATAATACTCTCTTACAAAACTTTTCTTAAGATTTCCAATACCTCTTCCTTGCTCTTTTTATTTTCCATCATGATATTAGCGAAAGTACCTCTTCCTCCTCCTCTTCCTCCTATCTTTCTTAGCTCTTCTACGATTTTGTCAACCTTTAGATTTTCTGCTGTAGCTATTTGAATCCTATTCCCAGATATTGATAATGCAATGGTACTTTGAGGAATAGTCAATCTTCTCATTATCTCTTTAATTTCCTCCTCGTCATCAACTCCTTCAACTATATATACTTTTATTCCATTTATCTCATAGGGCTTAAGATTACTTATTATGATGTTTTCGAACATTTTCCTATATTGTGCTAGTAATCTCTCATTTTCTTCCTTTTCATTAATTACCCTTTTTAATCTACTAGATAATTGACTTGGAGAAGCACCTATTATCTTTGATGCCTCATTTAGCATTCGCTCTGTTTCTCTAATGTAGTCTATTAGTGCTGATCCCGCTACGTACTCAAGTCTAATTACGCCATCTTGAATTTTTTCTACATTAGTTATTTTTACCGCACCTATCTCACTTGTATTACTTACATGAGTTCCGCCACAACTTTCTATGTCCCAGTCTTTTATTTCCAATAATCTAATTGTTGCAGAATTGGGAACCCCACCCTCATATATGGAGACTCCATATTTCATTTCAGCTTCCATTCTATTGATTTCTATGGCTCTAACTGGTCTTCTATCTGCTATTATCTTATTTGCATTGTCTTCTATTAGTTTAATTTCCTCCTCACTTAATGGCTTATGATGTGTAATATCTAACCTTCCTTTCTCCGGGGTTTTCTCTGCACCAGCTTGCCATACGTGATCTCCTAATACTTTCTTAGCTGAGGCGAGTATTATATGCGTAACTGTATGATGTCTCATTAAACGATATCTCCTTTCCCAATTAATCTCTCCTTTTACTACATCTCCAATATCTATCGTTGGTTGTTCCTTCAAGACGTGAACTACAACATCATTTACCTTTTGCGTGTCTATTACCTCATATTTTTTATTCCTTTTCTCATCTATGATGAAGCCAGTATCACCTAATTGACCTCCTCCTTCCGGATAGAATGCAGTTCTATCTAAGACCAAATAGTTTTTGTGTACGCCTATCACTCTTCCTTCAAATGATCTCATATACTGGTCTTTATAGTATAATTTTTCAGTGGGTTGTAGTTTCATAGCGTAATCTATTACGTCTTTAGGTAGTTTAGCCTTCTCAGTTTTATCCTTGATTCTCGAAGTCTGATGCCTTTTTGCAACTAATGCATAAAAGTTACGAGGTACCTCAATCTTAACGCCTCTTTTGTTAAGTTCGTCCTCTAATAGATCGGGAGGTATCCCATTAGAATCATATATCTGTACTAGATCTTCTACTGAGATCTCCTTCTTCTTTGACAAACTAGACGCAATAGATGGAATTTTATCTAATATAGTTTCAAATCTCTGTTGCTCTAATTCTACTGCATCCAAAATGTAATCTTTATTTTTTAAGACTTGTGGGAAATCTTCTTTCCAGAAATCTATCTGCTCCTTCAATAGTTCATACAATCTTACATCTGATTTAAGTAGCTTCAAGACTCTCAGAGCTCTTCTTATAACTAGCCTACCTAGATATCCCTCACCTGAATTAGAAGGTACCAGACCATCAGCAAGCATAAGCATAATTGTCTTAGTGTGATCAAGAACTTGAAACACTTTAGCAGCTCTATCTAATTCTTCGTCGACCCTTTTTAGTTCAATTCCAAGTTTCTCGCTAACCATTTTTCGATGCAATTTTATAGTTTCTGGATTATCTGGGTCAATTCTTCCAGCTAATCTGGATGCTATCTTTAATAGTTCCTCATCTACATAAGGTACACCTATTTTATCAAAGAATTTGTAAACCAGATTACCATATATCGCATGAAATGCTGAAGGTGTTTTTTGAGTTATCCAAGCTATTCTTTCTACACCATATCCAGTATCTACAATTTTCAATTTTAATGGAGTATAAGTACCATTTTCCTCAATTTTGTACTGCATGAATACTAAAGTAGCTAATTCTAATCCACCAACAGTAACTTCTAAACACGGTCCAGCATTTCCTCCTCCTTCCCACCATGACTCTTTAAAATTTAACTCTTCCTCTGGAATTCCTAATTCTTTTGTAAAGAATTCTGTAGCATAAGATGTAGTTTCATCCTTCCAGTATACGTATTTGTCTGGATAGTTGAAAGCGTGGTGTGCTGCCATTTCGAAAGTTGTTAAGTGCCTTCCAAATGTTATTCCTACATTATCTATATCCTCTAATCTTATAGAAGGCTGAGAAACCACTAATGGATTTGCAGGAGGGGGAACTAAACCACTGGTGACATGTGGTTGAAAATCAACAATACTCGCTATCGTTAAATATAGATCTTCTCTCCACCTAGCTAATACTGGTTTAGGTGGTATTACGGTATGTCCTCTTTTTTCAAAGAATGATAGAAATTTTTCTCTTGCCTCTTTTACGGTCAATGGTGAACTTTTTATATCTATATCAAAGAAATAATAGTCCGTACAAGGAATATCCGCACAATATTCTCTTTTTTCATCTTTAGTCCAAAATGGAGTCTTACACGATTTGCATATTTTTCGCTTAAAATCATTCTTTAAAAAGAAATTTAATCTATATTCCTCTTCTCCAGACTTCATGTGATAAAAGAAAAGTAGTTGAAGCTTAAAAAGTAAAGTCTTAACCAAATAGTGATGATAGTCCGCTTGCTATTTCTTCTTCGCTTGGTCCTTTCTTTTCTTCTTCCTTCTTCTCTTCTTTCTTTTCTTCTGCAGGTTTTGCTTGAGTAGCTTGTGGTTGCGCTGCTACAGCTACTGGCATTGCTGCTGCATTCTTTAATACTTCATCTATGTTTACCTCTTTTAGTGCCGCTACTACAGCTTTTAGTCTAACTTCATCCACGGTTATTCCAGCTGCTGTTAATACGTTCTTTAAACTATCTTCATTTATTTCTTTTTTAGCTGAATGTAATAGGAGACTTGCATATATGTACTCCATTCTTTTTCACACTCCACATTTTTGTCTTAAGTTAATAAATTTTTATCATCCAAATAGTGATGATAGTCCGCTTGCTATTTCTTCTTCGCTTGGTCCTTTCTTTTCTTCTTCCTTCTTCTCTTCTTTCTTTTCTTCTGCAGGTTTTGCTTGAGTAG
The nucleotide sequence above comes from Sulfolobus tengchongensis. Encoded proteins:
- the nuoN gene encoding NADH-quinone oxidoreductase subunit NuoN, which gives rise to MSIDYYLPILIPSILILFSSILILFMDNGISTNRFKNSVLLSSISVGISLIILIYFWAAGFVKYTLFSNSLLIDVPGYFFSITAFSIGILAILLSKDHLESWRNRSSMLSLMLLTLLGLLYMSFADSIVIILTTWAISSAASYAITMLRKDYMSVDAGVKYLIMGLVSSSIMIIGFASYLISTDSLVFTTSVIYPNLFFFAISFISIAFLFKMGAFPFQAWLPDVYTYADRISVAFISSVGKLVGIIPLFRVVYLSDPNVVELTIFIIVSIASMIVGNITAFSRRDIAAILSFSSITQIGYILIGFAMFTISPAIAIVGILVQSLAYGIAQVGLFGIVSHVEKITGTSDISALRGISSQDKLLAFAIVILILSLLGIPPIFGFWGKLFLFESSFTYPWLTIIAVLNSAISAGYYVPIVREVFREGEFALSKSSERDIAIVSAILSILLGIVIPLIFQILVSQVG
- a CDS encoding inositol-3-phosphate synthase → MVRVALIGIGNVAAAFVQAIEFAKTGKEIYGILNLPIKPNNIEIVAAFDIDKRKVGKRLREAIFTKPNVVDKYIDIKSNDIIVMRGPTLDGKVGILSSIIEESEEKPVDVVSILKREHVDVVINLLPTGAIKASAFYAMASLEAGVSFINSTPSPVAKEFGDKFRDRNLPVFGDDLLSQIGGTITHAGIIEFLKSRGVKVLRSYQIDIAGSTEALVTLEDWRKDLKKGIKSTFISSYTNGAEIVAGTSDYVEFLKDRRVSYMVIEGMYGIGVPIRIDISLKTYDSINAVSPLIDLVRLSKLLMEKGIGGAIKEVCYYYFKDPPERAKSIMEAKKGFELLLSNLL
- the thiI gene encoding tRNA uracil 4-sulfurtransferase ThiI → MLIMIRPSGEIALKSPRSRRNFEYTLITNIRNIIGEGKLWRSQGLIFLEINNDNINDLAQKLSKIFGIASFSPVIVTEFSNLQDIIDRAKQIFSDIVRGKIFAVRAKRVGYHNFTSLEVQRKVGEALFPFSKGVDLENPEIEIFIEIRNNLAYFYHENFKGPKGLPVGIAGKTVVLFSGGIDSPVATWMMMKRGAIPIILNFNLGGNVHKELVVNELNVIKKWSGGHKIKVFIVKGTDVLIKLSQIDRGNRVVMLKRIMYRVAERLSERVSAKSITTGESLSQVSSQTMVNLYVTEYGIKFPIFRPLIGFDKEEIVEVARKIGTYEYSIKLPEYCAISTKARTSVELNEILQQEEKVNLDYDKILENSEFIEI
- a CDS encoding transporter; its protein translation is MLGTKISLKNVTILPILSFTLSSYYLVNFVFYLQYFKYSTLLEFLLIGAPFIGRALTPLTYPLLVTRMSINRVVYYSLGSMGVIDIIEYFTNSSILLLLLRILTGVLFGLSTSAAVEIATQSKSKIIIGMTMGGWALGWLLAAFITFAIGKYTLIASSFSIIFLLFSKNSNANLRLPINARENRIAFSWEALLIFLLGFEPAYILQIVPSLLGEELAIKETIIAYSISFIAYLALPAIKNIRVISLVSSIIISITGFLAFITLKTWIFIPFTVFGLGFNSLLPIIVRLMGIEVRKIGPSMNLASLSGFLIPSLVSIGNIQANSALLTLLTSVTLGLIILSKSIKNANEY
- a CDS encoding DUF434 domain-containing protein — encoded protein: MDEIDSLKEAYIDYKYFLNRGYPRKIALDAITARYNLSQAKRLLLYRCVHSDEEIRIIKHKIVNEKEIVVDGYNLALTLISAINGEDIFLCDDGFFRDLGLGKYKDSDMITDVLLLITEYCEKLRINCEIILDSQLSKSGNIISILKKKNINARTVTKADKEIIISSKAVYSNDFLILYKSQKISNVLNNMFLENYFKIFKGPWVIN
- the alaS gene encoding alanine--tRNA ligase, which gives rise to MKSGEEEYRLNFFLKNDFKRKICKSCKTPFWTKDEKREYCADIPCTDYYFFDIDIKSSPLTVKEAREKFLSFFEKRGHTVIPPKPVLARWREDLYLTIASIVDFQPHVTSGLVPPPANPLVVSQPSIRLEDIDNVGITFGRHLTTFEMAAHHAFNYPDKYVYWKDETTSYATEFFTKELGIPEEELNFKESWWEGGGNAGPCLEVTVGGLELATLVFMQYKIEENGTYTPLKLKIVDTGYGVERIAWITQKTPSAFHAIYGNLVYKFFDKIGVPYVDEELLKIASRLAGRIDPDNPETIKLHRKMVSEKLGIELKRVDEELDRAAKVFQVLDHTKTIMLMLADGLVPSNSGEGYLGRLVIRRALRVLKLLKSDVRLYELLKEQIDFWKEDFPQVLKNKDYILDAVELEQQRFETILDKIPSIASSLSKKKEISVEDLVQIYDSNGIPPDLLEDELNKRGVKIEVPRNFYALVAKRHQTSRIKDKTEKAKLPKDVIDYAMKLQPTEKLYYKDQYMRSFEGRVIGVHKNYLVLDRTAFYPEGGGQLGDTGFIIDEKRNKKYEVIDTQKVNDVVVHVLKEQPTIDIGDVVKGEINWERRYRLMRHHTVTHIILASAKKVLGDHVWQAGAEKTPEKGRLDITHHKPLSEEEIKLIEDNANKIIADRRPVRAIEINRMEAEMKYGVSIYEGGVPNSATIRLLEIKDWDIESCGGTHVSNTSEIGAVKITNVEKIQDGVIRLEYVAGSALIDYIRETERMLNEASKIIGASPSQLSSRLKRVINEKEENERLLAQYRKMFENIIISNLKPYEINGIKVYIVEGVDDEEEIKEIMRRLTIPQSTIALSISGNRIQIATAENLKVDKIVEELRKIGGRGGGRGTFANIMMENKKSKEEVLEILRKVL
- the rpl12p gene encoding 50S ribosomal protein P1 — translated: MEYIYASLLLHSAKKEINEDSLKNVLTAAGITVDEVRLKAVVAALKEVNIDEVLKNAAAMPVAVAAQPQATQAKPAEEKKEEKKEEEKKGPSEEEIASGLSSLFG